From Coffea arabica cultivar ET-39 chromosome 2e, Coffea Arabica ET-39 HiFi, whole genome shotgun sequence, the proteins below share one genomic window:
- the LOC113729378 gene encoding uncharacterized protein, translated as MGLKHSNRKFHSRPKLCLLKCSTIIAAFLFLASFIYFFSPLADFAKSWSREVHFRGDLREAKFPWNKLCFGQANEKLKLAVFSKSWPIGAAPGGMERHASTLYTALAAKGHEIHIFTAPSDRRAHEDIHRGNLHVYFASNDHGSVNCSLAFDIFNRENKMNEFDYVHTESVSLPYWRARVVPKVAVTWHGVWYEIMHSKLFQELLSNPKEQLPGPMTELQEAMPRLLNEIRFFSIYKQHICISDSAGEVLVNIYQLPQRNVHVILNGVDETKFTPDPMAGAVFRERYGVPFNVSLVLGIAGRLVRDKGHPLLHEAFAKTSKRHPGVFLLVAGSGPWGRRYAELGKNVKVLGALEPSELSHFYNSLDVFVNPTLRPQGLDLTLMEAMHCGKPVLTPNYPSITRTVVLNEEFGYTFSPNVESLVEALESAIKDGSRELQRKGKLCQRYAVSMFTASKMASAYERFFLCMKNTRYCQYPLTSDC; from the coding sequence ATGGGGTTGAAGCATTCTAATCGTAAATTTCATTCTCGTCCAAAATTGTGTCTCTTAAAATGTTCAACCATTATTGCTGCATTCCTCTTCCTTGCGTCCTTCATTTACTTCTTTTCTCCACTGGCTGATTTTGCAAAATCATGGTCCAGAGAGGTGCATTTCAGGGGTGATTTGCGTGAGGCTAAATTCCCATGGAACAAGCTTTGTTTTGGACAAGCAAACGAGAAGCTAAAGCTTGCagtcttctccaaatcttggcCTATTGGTGCAGCTCCTGGTGGCATGGAACGTCATGCTTCGACTTTATACACTGCTCTTGCTGCTAAGGGGCATGAAATACATATCTTTACTGCGCCTTCTGATAGAAGGGCTCACGAGGACATTCATCGAGGTAATCTTCACGTATATTTCGCGTCCAATGATCATGGCTCCGTTAATTGCTCCTTAGCATTTGACATTTTCAATCGTGAGAACAAGATGAATGAGTTCGATTATGTCCACACGGAGAGTGTATCACTGCCATATTGGCGTGCAAGAGTGGTGCCTAAAGTGGCAGTAACTTGGCATGGGGTGTGGTATGAGATAATGCATTCAAAACTGTTCCAGGAGCTCTTATCCAACCCAAAGGAGCAATTGCCCGGACCAATGACTGAGCTACAAGAAGCAATGCCAAGGTTGCTTAATGAGATTAGGTTCTTCTCGATCTATAAACAGCATATTTGCATTAGTGACAGTGCAGGAGAGGTTTTAGTCAACATCTATCAGCTGCCTCAAAGAAATGTGCATGTCATCCTTAATGGGGTTGATGAGACAAAGTTTACGCCTGATCCCATGGCTGGTGCAGTATTTCGTGAAAGATATGGAGTGCCCTTCAATGTGAGCCTAGTATTGGGCATTGCAGGGCGGCTAGTTAGGGACAAGGGGCATCCCCTGCTTCATGAAGCATTTGCAAAGACATCCAAACGACATCCTGGTGTTTTCCTACTGGTAGCAGGTTCAGGTCCTTGGGGGAGAAGGTACGCTGAACTAGGGAAAAATGTAAAGGTTTTAGGCGCACTGGAGCCTTCAGAATTGTCTCACTTTTACAATTCGCTTGATGTGTTTGTTAATCCTACATTGAGGCCTCAAGGGTTGGATCTAACCTTGATGGAGGCAATGCATTGTGGGAAGCCTGTTTTGACCCCAAATTATCCAAGCATAACCAGAACAGTGGTACTGAACGAAGAGTTTGGTTATACATTCTCACCAAATGTGGAGTCTCTTGTTGAAGCTTTAGAGTCAGCGATTAAGGATGGCTCAAGAGAGTTGCAGAGGAAAGGCAAGCTTTGCCAAAGATATGCAGTCTCAATGTTTACAGCTTCTAAAATGGCTTCCGCTTACGAAAGATTTTTCCTCTGTATGAAGAACACTAGATATTGTCAGTACCCCCTTACTAGTGACTGTTGA
- the LOC113729379 gene encoding uncharacterized protein — MAKKKLTHNSEKETQKTHHEESAAFANIAAMDDASEKLESLKSLNARLLKETVERRREVEALVQSKGSLESELTRSNSEKERLRSELTRLSEGVVELDVERSVVFAFVAQQAEEVIERERDEIERKMKGFEREMGEILREKSEIEKVTGEKEREIELLNEKINELVVKIDNERSFSNGVCVERDAMRAILDAQIKEGSELGGKLIEAEKREKLVQEEAEKLRGEYDKLVRAKREKEKQIEGVMRDKELVEKSLIEVNKAIEKMKKEIEGVVKEKEGIEEERKVEMRKRSELQEVVNGLNETVGTMQKEEERLRVCVAELEKRCIEGEDKEREMESEIDELVKEKSEREKRLLGLIEENGVVEKDLDDALKQLDELKQKMEQIVNENREIAGAKIRKEKEILELEKHVTELRDAVSGMEGSCRVQKEKIYSLESEVGNYKDSLKRVLVERDEARMELLDERENGISLKQKIVAMEKNVEETVELVEILKAENGYVKAEKENLESCCIRLKKDIASAENELTVARKELDATKAELEVADAKSEQVLKVLRRTVELVCPNGEMNITGDKEMNGEIEPYVAELVAIKHAFKSREDKVEDMKRQVEILENSVAEAHKKKSFWTIMSSATTVFAAILLAYVTRGH; from the coding sequence ATGGCCAAGAAGAAGCTGACCCACAACTCAGAAAAAGAAACCCAGAAAACCCATCACGAAGAATCTGCCGCGTTTGCAAACATTGCCGCCATGGATGATGCTTCTGAGAAGCTTGAGAGCTTGAAGTCCCTCAATGCCAGGCTTCTGAAGGAGACTGTTGAGCGCCGACGGGAGGTGGAGGCGCTTGTGCAGTCAAAAGGGTCTCTGGAATCCGAGCTAACTCGGTCTAACTCGGAGAAGGAGAGGTTGAGGTCCGAGTTGACTCGGTTGAGTGAGGGGGTGGTGGAGTTGGATGTTGAGAGGAGTGTGgtgtttgcttttgttgctCAACAGGCTGAGGAGGTGATTGAGAGGGAGAGGGATGAGATTGAGAGGAAAATGAAGGGCTTTGAGAGAGAAATGGGGGAGATTTTGCGGGAGAAAAGTGAGATTGAGAAGGTGACGGGtgaaaaagagagggaaatcGAGTTGCTGAATGAGAAAATTAATGAGCTTGTGGTTAAGATTGATAATGAGAGGAGTTTCTCGAACGGAGTTTGTGTAGAAAGGGATGCAATGAGGGCTatacttgatgctcaaatcaaaGAGGGAAGTGAGTTGGGGGGAAAGTTGATTGAAgctgagaaaagagagaaacttgtcCAAGAAGAGGCTGAAAAGTTAAGGGGTGAGTATGATAAATTGGTGAGGGCAAAAcgggagaaagaaaaacagattGAGGGGGTGATGAGGGATAAAGAGCTGGTGGAGAAGAGTTTGATTGAGGTCAATAAGGCTattgagaaaatgaagaagGAGATTGAGGGGGTtgtaaaggaaaaagaagggatTGAAGAGGAGAGGAAAGTGGAGATGAGGAAGAGAAGTGAGTTGCAGGAAGTAGTAAATGGACTTAATGAGACGGTGGGGACTATGCAGAAGGAGGAGGAAAGATTGCGCGTATGTGTGGCCGAGTTGGAGAAGAGGTGTATTGAAGGAGAGGACAAGGAAAGGGAGATGGAGAGCGAGATTGATGAATTGGTGAAAGAAAAGAGTGAGAGGGAGAAGAGgcttttgggattgattgaagAGAATGGTGTGGTGGAGAAGGATTTAGATGATGCGTTGAAGCAATTGGATGAGCTTAAGCAGAAAATGGAGCAGATAGTTAATGAGAACAGAGAAATTGCTGGGGCTAAAATTAGGAAGGAAAAAGAGATTCTTGAATTGGAAAAACATGTGACTGAATTGAGGGATGCGGTTTCAGGAATGGAAGGGTCCTGCAGGGTTCAGAAGGAGAAAATTTATAGCTTGGAATCTGAAGTTGGGAATTACAAAGATTCCTTGAAGCGAGTTTTGGTTGAAAGGGATGAAGCTAGAATGGAACTTCTTGACGAGAGGGAGAATGGTATAAGCTTGAAGCAGAAGATTGTGGCAATGGAGAAAAATGTTGAAGAAACTGTTGAATTGGTTGAGATTTTGAAGGCTGAAAATGGTTACGtcaaagctgaaaaagaaaatttggagaGCTGTTGCATTAGGTTGAAGAAGGACATAGCTTCTGCTGAGAATGAGCTTACTGTTGCACGCAAAGAGTTGGATGCTACGAAGGCTGAACTAGAAGTAGCAGATGCTAAATCTGAACAGGTTTTGAAAGTTTTAAGGAGGACTGTTGAATTGGTTTGTCCTAATGGTGAAATGAATATAACTGGTGACAAGGAGATGAATGGAGAAATTGAACCATATGTGGCTGAATTGGTAGCAATCAAGCATGCTTTCAAGAGCAGAGAGGACAAAGTAGAGGACATGAAGAGGCAAGTTGAAATCTTGGAGAACTCTGTGGCAGAGGCACACAAGAAGAAGAGCTTCTGGACTATTATGTCCTCTGCAACAACAGTTTTTGCTGCAATTTTACTTGCATATGTCACTCGAGGGCATTAA
- the LOC113729380 gene encoding GDSL esterase/lipase At5g03980-like, translated as MAGFMNVEKAGELGRLYHLDKIYQLGDSISDTGNLVLESPHGSGFLFTRPPYGETTFGKPTGRCSNGLLMVDYFATAFGLPYLEPYKKAHANFKHGVNFAVAGATALSEEALKAKNITNPATNSSLSVQLEWMASHFNSTCHTKEGCWKMLRHALFFVGEIGGNDYNYGFVQRKTLDELTGLVPDVVQSITDAVRRVIGFGARRVIIPGNFPIGCLPIYLSSFHTNNSAAYDEKHCLKDLNNFAEIHNEVLKASINVLKKKYPYVDIVYGDYYNAYLWLLSHAKRLRFDRNSLQKACCGSGSGPYNFDPQKMCGAEGVSACPNPDKYISWDGIHSTQRSYKYIAGYLLRSILPQMRMFHL; from the exons ATGGCCGGTTTTATGAATGTTGAAAAAGCAGGTGAACTGGGAAGGCTGTATCACCTTGACAAGATATATCAGCTCGGTGACTCAATTTCTGATACTGGAAACCTTGTTTTAGAGAGTCCCCATGGCAGTGGTTTCTTGTTCACTAGACCCCCTTATGGCGAGACAACGTTTGGAAAACCTACTGGTCGATGTTCTAATGGGCTCCTCATGGTTGACTATTTCG CAACAGCATTTGGTCTTCCATACCTCGAACCTTACAAGAAAGCTCATGCAAACTTCAAACATGGGGTAAACTTTGCTGTTGCTGGAGCTACTGCTCTATCAGAAGAGGCATTGAAAGCTAAAAACATTACAAATCCAGCAACCAATAGTTCCCTTAGCGTGCAATTGGAATGGATGGCTTCCCACTTCAACTCCACTTGTCACACCAAAGAAG GATGTTGGAAAATGCTCAGACATGCCCTTTTCTTTGTTGGTGAGATTGGAGGCAATGACTATAACTATGGCTTCGTTCAAAGAAAAACCTTGGACGAGTTAACTGGTTTAGTGCCAGATGTTGTCCAAAGTATTACAGATGCTGTTCGG AGAGTCATTGGTTTTGGGGCAAGACGAGTTATTATCCCTGGTAACTTCCCAATTGGTTGTCTACCAATTTATCTCAGTAGCTTCCACACCAATAACTCAGCAGCATATGATGAAAAACACTGTCTCAAGGACTTAAACAACTTCGCTGAAATTCACAATGAAGTTCTAAAAGCATCAATCAACGTGTTGAAGAAAAAATATCCCTATGTCGACATTGTCTATGGTGACTACTACAACGCCTACTTGTGGCTCCTGTCTCATGCCAAGCGTCTAC GATTTGATAGAAATTCTTTACAAAAGGCTTGTTGTGGAAGTGGATCAGGGCCATACAATTTTGATCCTCAAAAGATGTGTGGGGCTGAAGGAGTTTCTGCATGTCCTAACCCTGATAAATACATAAGCTGGGATGGAATTCATTCAACACAACGATCATATAAGTACATTGCAGGATATTTGTTGCGCTCCATCTTGCCTCAAATGAGGATGTTTCATCTTTGA